In a single window of the Candidatus Eisenbacteria bacterium genome:
- a CDS encoding glutamate synthase-related protein encodes MSIGIEKLAEEVGARPRTGRDAENGRPGAPASTEPRVDKALAPEHEGVARRALAPSPAGPDAQDERFLKRLSLWEDLLTLVVDPESPKVDDRGRTRAALDFLLERAGVDVAAFWTLGRAQRGRLFLAHYSRVSRDIPQLEISAFDLDKLLKERFRTEPLTIGAAWHYGLWRSYFSHAAITHPANDGLREEFSTAWDIVRKAPAVIFRSGEGEQLMALDPVRLDLPMIVGPLPYGDGETLELAYLEAIQAANPDQDLLTRSLVVVEVASYVEHAPALAPHAANLVLRFAPPDLDRLTEPGPARVALEAALRGGRIVEIEWSPALQEHARRLLDVKPGLRLSVFLRYGAGFWQALEQAVRLEGVAMIHYHAGAEKSYRLTPRIDAFLKSRLIRARVQLVSAGGDSDTQSSAATVYESVLLGANGGAMTHVAGIALLPALIDVYHGSAVAQALAELERVDREELRRQAVNTLTCWQHSILDFLSCMGIDDIQKTSGNTMAITMTEDWMREVDQLVTPEFAAINAELNQQRVEAEPVPASVRETFKVSALLGQRRPDLPLVHVAKILAQHDANYHLTNSNRSLNADFLEVIYRMAAGEMPREQDFLISGDMGPRSMDGIRLQLSPGSLRWSLARLARDPALLDYVSLAVPRGFLRPGAVPASTEVRLVLGQRVLASFTADARGGFEVRIPATTIEPALSASGALTLVSRDGDHAEKKIELLSQGHGGRGASVVRASRDGAVTLRREPGASTFVLSGFGFREPVWQGPVSHASISLGAASEEFLMARIEGNAGLSMTSSGEGGPLRLRDEDMAWESMQAASGHFGIHAADLRRVRDVEIKINQGAKPGKGGRLSGAKVTSTVSKARNIPIGTDALSPDPKHDIYSIEDMPAEVWLWLLYHNHCGIKITGSTYTKYVAAGMWSNFVVDYLLVDSGLGGSGNYHADSSHVGWPDIFRTILHTHHALVGEKVDLDQSGVLKSIRDLNGAPFGAGGGTRLFASGGLRGELDMVKVLIAGADGLVEASIGKAVAFGCNQCGNCHLDCPRGGITTKPELTVQNDRAMMRQRFRNWTVLNMVKLAVLVDALNRESGALDETGRVVDRERLIDDIRKLRGRTDLLEMPHHPAPSGGLEPAPGHDHDSCRVGSLAVSEPVTVHAIWEAACRSYNGGNNRGGGIDFAGFAPAPVADKTCLIFNTIGPDRAQTIGEMVAHLQGCRFFDAAGVEHSMDGVRSRLHEFKLPVREKYAADEGWRRADLRENPGDFHLFFVELKPEVLKRYGKTLLASTQWLQRQTKYRDLSDDVLQRALESLDEAVERGAAEAASLAGGAALPDRLAGFVADVKEEYFSALAHLLDSRYYRTHGASHDAARPETENRERAASSGKKYAAKRRGYVVSMGEDLGAVKISGWTHTIPEYFDFDRFWATYPGARDGSGAGVPVTVKGRTARSTALHAKVWGMHHRYPTNSPAIDAEGRGNPAGAHPFKGYNVLLMHNGEQVGVDSTSPFLNEFGYVHADQSMGEGAELYHGDSVYERKYLTDTEYAAYLVDFTRRVLGLDTQEATQIISPITGLDLEAMEPSTREKLRLLMTNYVQLTPTGPYKFTIVESRRRGSGRTVGFRENMDIKFLRPHEIIVSKDDTPGGVQAVANGSEAKIADSMLRVLHAQGVLGDAATDLRFSMRPGGNPGRREFGGVFEAFIGDSGGLDFNNRFGEPVPVDRSGRKVDLSLPLEQAVAGADPEWRHHVAERLEQLERAFGHETQFTGRAFGPDDALPAPANELIERALERAPSASFEDWRFLCESALPEFAARGVPARAASLRILTELRKRIALQDLGGKALSSMEYVIDGGRIAAHTLPGLSGRSEGGIYRILDQVPPLYEALSSAPSPAGVHGRITEATRDDLMPPRDSERDLLVIDFAGFVGESFKLDSASRIVSEAVRLGWRHLIGYGFDGGPRYVGTNLATPEGQAAPGVVMELYGREFGDFCGALLEGARILVYGQGQSHWGMKADSGYLFVLQDALNTVAYTAHGGTFNLWDSGSRFAAAGQNKVHLADGRTMAPGFKSIHFGSPNEYAFEYLMSGGDNSLHVIMGLRKPDGRGQLALKYKPYSGKFLMSGAAAGRVFVFDPLVKLDPAQYHGNVLSAITPEEWTKDLAPFVGAEAKRRGLPIRIEGEHITIRLEGEWRRWRYDEAFAKLIPVKVAKAAQEKGVVPRALTQIVGE; translated from the coding sequence GCCGGAGTCGATGTCGCGGCGTTCTGGACGCTGGGCCGCGCGCAGCGCGGGCGTCTGTTCCTGGCCCACTACTCGCGTGTATCGCGCGACATCCCGCAGCTCGAGATCAGCGCCTTCGATCTCGACAAGCTACTCAAGGAGCGTTTCCGCACCGAGCCGCTCACCATTGGCGCGGCGTGGCACTACGGGCTGTGGCGATCCTACTTCTCGCACGCCGCGATCACGCATCCGGCCAACGACGGCCTGCGCGAAGAGTTCTCCACCGCGTGGGACATCGTGCGAAAGGCCCCGGCCGTGATCTTCCGCTCGGGCGAAGGGGAGCAGCTCATGGCGCTCGATCCGGTGCGCCTCGACCTGCCGATGATCGTCGGCCCGCTGCCCTACGGCGACGGCGAGACGCTCGAGCTGGCGTACCTGGAGGCGATCCAGGCGGCGAACCCCGATCAGGACCTGCTCACTCGCTCCCTGGTCGTGGTCGAGGTCGCTTCGTACGTCGAGCACGCGCCGGCGCTCGCGCCCCACGCCGCGAACCTGGTGCTGCGTTTCGCGCCCCCCGATCTCGATCGGCTCACCGAGCCGGGCCCGGCCCGGGTCGCGCTCGAGGCGGCCCTGCGCGGCGGACGCATCGTCGAGATCGAATGGAGTCCTGCGCTCCAGGAACACGCGCGCAGGCTCCTGGACGTGAAACCTGGTCTCAGGCTTTCGGTGTTCCTGCGATACGGCGCAGGATTCTGGCAGGCGCTGGAGCAGGCGGTGCGGCTCGAAGGCGTGGCGATGATCCACTACCACGCGGGCGCCGAGAAGTCGTATCGGCTGACGCCCAGGATCGATGCGTTTCTCAAGTCGCGGCTGATCCGCGCGCGCGTGCAGCTGGTCTCCGCCGGAGGAGACAGCGACACCCAGTCGTCCGCGGCGACGGTTTACGAGTCCGTGCTGCTCGGAGCCAATGGCGGCGCCATGACTCACGTGGCGGGCATTGCGCTCCTGCCGGCGCTCATCGACGTCTATCACGGTTCGGCGGTCGCGCAGGCGCTGGCGGAGCTCGAGCGCGTCGATCGCGAGGAGCTGCGGCGCCAGGCGGTGAACACGCTCACCTGCTGGCAGCACAGCATCCTCGACTTCCTGTCGTGCATGGGAATCGATGACATCCAGAAGACTTCGGGCAACACCATGGCGATCACGATGACCGAGGACTGGATGCGAGAGGTCGACCAGCTGGTGACGCCCGAGTTCGCCGCGATCAACGCCGAGCTCAACCAGCAGCGCGTCGAGGCCGAGCCGGTGCCGGCTTCGGTGCGCGAGACCTTCAAGGTGTCGGCCCTGCTCGGACAGCGCCGTCCGGACCTGCCGCTGGTCCACGTGGCGAAGATCCTCGCCCAGCACGACGCCAACTATCACCTCACCAATTCCAACCGCAGCCTCAACGCCGACTTCCTCGAGGTCATCTACCGGATGGCCGCCGGCGAAATGCCCCGCGAGCAGGACTTCCTGATCTCGGGCGACATGGGACCGCGGTCGATGGACGGCATCCGGCTCCAGCTCTCGCCAGGATCGCTGCGCTGGTCGCTGGCGCGCCTCGCTCGGGATCCCGCGCTGCTCGACTACGTTTCGCTTGCGGTGCCGCGCGGATTCCTGCGTCCCGGCGCGGTCCCGGCTTCCACCGAGGTGAGGCTGGTGCTCGGGCAGCGAGTCCTGGCGAGCTTCACCGCCGACGCGCGCGGCGGCTTCGAGGTGCGTATCCCGGCCACCACGATCGAGCCTGCGCTTTCGGCGAGCGGCGCGCTCACGCTGGTCAGCCGCGACGGCGATCATGCGGAGAAGAAGATCGAGCTGCTGTCCCAGGGCCACGGCGGCCGGGGCGCGAGCGTGGTGCGCGCCTCGCGCGACGGCGCCGTGACGCTGCGGCGCGAGCCCGGAGCGTCGACGTTCGTGCTGTCGGGATTCGGCTTCCGCGAGCCGGTGTGGCAGGGACCGGTGAGCCACGCCAGCATTTCGCTCGGCGCGGCGTCGGAAGAGTTCTTGATGGCGCGCATCGAAGGCAACGCCGGGCTCTCGATGACCTCATCGGGCGAGGGCGGCCCGCTGCGTCTCCGCGACGAGGACATGGCGTGGGAGAGCATGCAGGCGGCGAGCGGGCACTTCGGCATTCATGCCGCGGATCTGCGCCGGGTGCGCGACGTGGAGATCAAGATCAACCAGGGCGCGAAGCCCGGCAAGGGCGGGCGACTCTCCGGCGCCAAGGTCACCAGCACGGTGAGCAAGGCGCGCAACATCCCAATCGGCACCGACGCGTTGTCGCCCGATCCCAAACACGACATCTATTCGATCGAGGACATGCCGGCCGAGGTCTGGCTCTGGCTCCTCTATCACAATCACTGCGGCATCAAGATCACGGGCTCGACCTACACCAAGTACGTGGCCGCCGGCATGTGGTCCAACTTCGTGGTGGACTACCTGCTGGTCGACTCGGGCCTCGGCGGCTCGGGCAACTACCACGCCGACAGCTCGCACGTCGGCTGGCCGGACATCTTCCGCACCATCCTTCATACCCATCACGCGCTGGTGGGCGAGAAGGTGGATCTCGATCAGAGCGGCGTGCTCAAGTCGATCCGGGATTTGAACGGCGCGCCCTTCGGCGCGGGCGGCGGAACGCGGCTGTTCGCCTCGGGCGGGCTGCGCGGCGAGCTGGACATGGTGAAGGTGCTGATCGCCGGCGCCGACGGCCTGGTCGAAGCCAGCATCGGCAAGGCGGTGGCGTTCGGCTGCAACCAGTGCGGGAACTGTCACCTCGATTGCCCGCGCGGCGGCATCACCACCAAACCCGAGCTGACCGTCCAGAACGACCGCGCGATGATGCGGCAGCGCTTCCGCAACTGGACCGTGCTCAACATGGTGAAACTGGCGGTGCTGGTCGATGCCCTGAACCGGGAGAGCGGCGCGCTCGACGAGACGGGGAGGGTCGTGGATCGAGAGCGCCTCATCGATGACATCCGCAAGCTCCGCGGCCGGACGGATCTGCTCGAGATGCCGCACCATCCCGCTCCTTCCGGAGGGCTCGAGCCTGCGCCGGGACATGATCACGATTCGTGCCGCGTGGGCTCGCTCGCCGTCTCCGAGCCGGTCACCGTGCACGCCATCTGGGAGGCCGCCTGCCGCTCGTACAACGGCGGCAACAACCGCGGGGGCGGCATCGACTTCGCCGGCTTCGCTCCGGCGCCCGTGGCCGACAAGACGTGCCTGATCTTCAACACCATCGGTCCCGATCGCGCGCAGACGATCGGCGAGATGGTGGCGCACCTCCAGGGCTGCCGCTTCTTCGACGCCGCCGGCGTCGAGCACTCGATGGACGGGGTGCGGTCACGGCTCCACGAGTTCAAGCTGCCGGTGCGCGAGAAGTATGCGGCCGACGAAGGCTGGAGACGCGCGGACCTGAGAGAGAATCCCGGCGACTTCCACCTCTTCTTCGTGGAGCTCAAGCCCGAGGTGCTCAAGCGCTACGGCAAGACGCTGCTCGCCAGCACGCAATGGCTCCAGAGGCAGACCAAGTACCGCGATCTGTCCGACGACGTGCTGCAACGGGCGCTCGAGAGCCTGGACGAGGCGGTCGAGCGTGGCGCGGCCGAGGCGGCGTCGCTGGCCGGCGGCGCGGCGCTGCCTGACCGGCTCGCCGGCTTCGTCGCGGACGTGAAGGAGGAATACTTCTCGGCGCTCGCCCATCTGCTCGACTCGCGTTACTACCGGACGCATGGGGCGAGCCACGATGCCGCAAGGCCCGAGACGGAGAACCGCGAGCGCGCAGCGTCGAGCGGCAAGAAATACGCCGCCAAGCGCAGAGGCTACGTGGTGTCGATGGGCGAGGACCTGGGGGCAGTCAAGATCTCGGGATGGACGCACACCATTCCCGAGTACTTCGACTTCGATCGCTTCTGGGCCACGTACCCCGGTGCGCGCGACGGCAGCGGCGCGGGAGTGCCGGTCACGGTGAAAGGCCGCACGGCGCGCAGCACGGCGCTCCACGCCAAGGTATGGGGCATGCACCACCGCTATCCCACCAACTCGCCGGCGATCGACGCCGAAGGGCGTGGCAACCCGGCCGGCGCACACCCGTTCAAGGGTTACAACGTCCTGCTCATGCACAACGGCGAGCAGGTCGGCGTCGATTCCACCTCGCCGTTCCTGAACGAGTTTGGCTACGTGCACGCCGACCAGTCGATGGGCGAGGGCGCGGAGCTCTACCACGGGGATTCGGTCTACGAGCGCAAATATCTGACCGACACCGAGTACGCCGCCTATCTCGTCGATTTCACGCGCCGCGTGCTGGGACTCGACACGCAGGAAGCCACGCAGATCATCTCGCCGATCACCGGGCTCGATCTCGAAGCCATGGAGCCGTCGACCCGCGAGAAGCTGCGGCTCCTGATGACCAACTACGTGCAGCTCACGCCCACCGGCCCCTACAAGTTCACGATCGTGGAGTCGCGCCGCCGAGGCAGCGGTCGCACGGTGGGATTCCGCGAGAACATGGACATCAAGTTCCTCCGGCCCCACGAGATCATCGTCTCCAAGGACGACACGCCGGGCGGCGTGCAGGCGGTGGCCAACGGCAGCGAGGCCAAGATCGCCGACAGCATGCTGCGCGTGCTGCACGCCCAGGGCGTGCTGGGCGACGCGGCGACCGATCTGCGGTTCAGCATGAGGCCGGGAGGCAATCCGGGGCGGCGCGAGTTCGGCGGCGTGTTCGAGGCATTCATCGGCGATTCTGGAGGCCTCGACTTCAACAACCGCTTCGGCGAGCCCGTTCCTGTCGATCGCAGCGGGCGCAAGGTGGATCTCTCGCTTCCCCTCGAGCAGGCGGTCGCTGGCGCCGATCCGGAGTGGCGGCACCACGTGGCGGAGCGGCTCGAACAGCTCGAGCGCGCATTCGGCCATGAGACGCAGTTCACCGGGCGAGCGTTCGGACCAGACGACGCGCTGCCGGCGCCGGCGAACGAGCTGATCGAGCGAGCGCTCGAGAGGGCGCCGTCCGCCTCGTTCGAAGACTGGCGCTTCCTGTGCGAGTCGGCGCTCCCGGAGTTCGCCGCTCGCGGCGTGCCGGCGCGCGCCGCCTCGCTGCGCATCCTCACCGAGCTGCGCAAGCGGATCGCACTCCAGGACCTCGGAGGCAAGGCGCTGTCGAGCATGGAGTACGTGATCGACGGTGGGCGAATCGCGGCGCACACGCTGCCCGGCCTCTCCGGCCGGTCGGAAGGCGGCATCTACCGCATCCTGGACCAGGTCCCGCCGCTCTACGAGGCGCTGTCCTCGGCGCCGAGCCCGGCGGGGGTGCACGGTCGCATCACCGAAGCGACGCGCGACGACCTGATGCCGCCGCGCGATTCGGAGCGCGACCTCCTCGTCATCGACTTCGCCGGGTTCGTCGGCGAGTCGTTCAAGCTCGACTCGGCGTCCCGGATCGTGAGCGAAGCGGTGCGGCTCGGATGGCGCCACCTGATCGGCTACGGCTTCGACGGCGGTCCTCGATACGTAGGCACCAATCTCGCGACTCCGGAGGGCCAGGCGGCGCCGGGCGTAGTGATGGAGCTCTACGGGCGCGAGTTCGGCGATTTCTGCGGCGCCTTGCTCGAAGGCGCGCGCATCCTGGTCTACGGCCAGGGCCAGAGCCACTGGGGCATGAAAGCCGACAGCGGATACCTGTTCGTGCTGCAGGACGCTCTCAACACGGTGGCCTACACCGCGCACGGCGGCACGTTCAACCTCTGGGACTCGGGCTCGCGGTTCGCGGCCGCGGGGCAGAACAAGGTGCATCTGGCCGACGGCAGGACGATGGCGCCCGGATTCAAGAGCATCCACTTCGGATCGCCCAACGAGTACGCGTTCGAATACCTGATGTCGGGCGGCGATAACTCGCTGCACGTCATCATGGGACTGCGGAAGCCCGATGGCCGCGGGCAGCTCGCGCTCAAGTACAAGCCTTATTCCGGCAAGTTCCTGATGTCGGGCGCGGCGGCGGGACGGGTATTCGTGTTCGATCCGCTGGTGAAGCTCG